The DNA segment CCAATCAATATTTCGAGATCAATAAAGATTTGAAATCCATTAATGAAGCTGAAAACGCTTTCAAAGGTGGAAAAATAAAAATGATTCTGGTCATTCCTCAAAAGTTTTCTGAGAACCTGATCGAAGGAAAAAAAGCCCAATTGCAGTTGATTACCGACGGAACCGACCTAAATATGGCGAACCAGATCTATAATTTCATGTCCAATATTATCATGGATTTTTACGGCCAGCAAACACTGCAAAAGATTTCCGGTGTACAACCCGAGATCCGAATGCTGTACAATCCACAACTCAAAGGAGCACCGAATTTTGTTCCCGGCGTTATGGCTTTAATTCTTTTGATTATTTGCGTTTTGATGACTGCCATAGCGATCGTGCGCGAAAAAGAAATGGGCACCATGGAAGTATTGCTGGTATCGCCTATGAAACCTTACATTATCATTTTAGCCAAGGCAATTCCCTACTTCATTTTGTCGATGATCATTTTAATCTCCATTCTTATCTTAAGCGTTTCGGTCCTCAATTTACCCATTAAAGGAAACGTTTTTTTACTTTTCGGCGTCAGCATCATCTTCATCATCACCAATCTGCTATTAGGAATCGTTATTTCAATTGTAACGGAAAGTCAACAAACCGCAATGCTCATCGCGCTCGTGGGAACAATGTTACCAACTTTGATGTTGAGCGGTTTTATGTTTCCGGTGGAAAATATGCCGGTGCCTTTACAAATAATCGGAAATGCAATTCCCGCAAAATGGTATTATGAAATTGTTAAAAATATAATGATCAAAGGAACCGGTTTAGAAGTCATTTGGAAACACGTTTTAGTTCTTGTCGGCATGATGATGGTATTGTTTGTCATCGCAGTGAAAAAATTTAAAATCCGATTAGAATAGAGAGGAGATGACAGACCGCTTCGCTGATAGATAAAAGTTAATAGACAAAAATATGTTCAGAACACTTTCCATATTAATCAAAAAAGAATTCCTGCAGATCTTCAGGAACAAGTCGATATTAGCTATCATTTTCGTTATGCCAGTGATCCAGTTGGTGATTCTTCCTTTAGCTGCCAATTATGAAATAAAAGATATTAAGATTGCTGTAGTTGACCATGACAAATCGACGGAATCCCGTGAACTGATCCGTAAAATTACGGCTTCCGGATATTTCAAAATCATGGATTACGGCGAGAACTATAACGATGCTTACCTTGAAGTTGAAAAAGATAAAATTGATCTGATCCTCGAAATCCCCAATAACTTTGAAAAAGATCTCGTGCGCGAAAACAATGAAAAAGTACTCATCGCTATCAACGCCATCAACGGAACAAAAGCCGGACTTTCCGCCAGTTATTTAGGTCAGATCTTACAGAATTACAATCAACAGGTTCAGTTAGAAATGAATCCCGAACTGGAAAGTGCAAAGAAAATTTCCGGTTTAGAAATCATACCGAACTTCTGGTTCAATGAAAACTACAATTACCGCCTTTCTTTGGTGCCCGGAATTTTAGCATTTCTCGTCACCTTGATTGGAGGTTATTTAACCGCGTTAAATATCGTTGAAGAAAAAGAAATTGGAACCATCGAACAGATCAATGTATCGCCCATTAAGAAAAGAGATTTCATTCTGGGTAAACTCATTCCGTTCTGGATCTTATCCATGGTCGCTTTTACTATTGGACTTTTAGTGACGATATTTGTTTATAAAATCCAGATGCAGGGAAGTTTTCTCTTACTCTATGCCTTTATTTCGGTGTATCTGATCGCGATTCTGGGAATGGGACTTTTGGCCTCCGTGTACAGTGATACACAGCAACAGTCTATGTTTATGGTATTTTTCTTTATGATGATCTTCATTCTCATGAGCGGACTTTTTACCCCGACCCAAAGCATGACCGATTGGGCAAAATATATTGCATACTTAAACCCTGTCACTTACGGTGTAGATGGCGTTCGGTTAATTATGTTGAAAGACAGTAGTTTTATGGATTTACTCCCCCACTTTGGGTTTATCACTTTGCTGGGGATCGTGGTAATTACCTGGGCAGTCTTGCGTTATCAAAAAACAAGTTAGAAGTTAGAAGTTAGAAGTTAGAAGGTAGAAAATTATACCATTAGGGTGTAAGAACGAATTTAAAAGATTCATTAAGGATGAATAAAACAGCGTAAAAAACTCCTTTAGATCTTTTTCTTTAATGACTTTACATTCTTAGGCTCAAAGTGAAAACCGCAGATCTTATAATCGATTACTGATGCAAATCATAACAAAACGAATTATATATCCTTACCTTTAAATATTTAGAATTATGAAAACCAGATTACTTTTTGCAGCCCTCCTACTCTTTGGATTGGTGACTGTTTTTGTCAGCAGTTCTGTCCTCTTCGACTGGTTCGGAATGCGCGAAAAAGAAGGAAATTATGTCGCTGGTATTGTTTGGGCGAACTTTGTTTGTGGACTTCTTTACTTAGTTTCCGCGTACGGAATATGGAAAGGAAACAAATGGGCAATTATTCCATTGATGATCTCTGTAATCATTTTGATTCTGGCTTATATCGGTTTATTTATTCATATAAATAATGGTGGTTTATATGAAACAAAGACCGTGGGAGCCATGGCTTTTCGGCTAGGAGTAACAACGACCCTATTATTAATTACAACAAAATATTTTAAAAAATGAAAAAGATTATTTTATCAGCCCTATTGGGTTTAGCAATCGTAGTTTCTTGTGAGAAAAAACAGGAAATCGTTACCGATCAAAACAACGATATAGCATCAACTGAACAAAATGTGACGGACGATCATGCAAATCATGATGATCACGAAAAATCTGAAGATCACGACGAATCGGTAAAACTGGAATTAAACAATGGTGAAAAATGGCCTGTAAATGCAGAAATGAAACCTTACGTCGCCGAAACTGAAACTCAGCTTAATACCTACAAACCGGCAGACGGTGATTATAAAATGTTAGCGACCACCTTGGAGAATACCAATGAAAATCTTGTAAAAAGCTGTACCATGACAGGAACGCCGCATGACAATCTTCACGCCTGGTTAGCGCCTCACATGAAAGAAATTGAAAAGCTTAAAAATGCAGAAAACAGAGAAGAGGCAAATCATATTGTCGGCGAACTCAAAGAATCGATGGAGAAATATCACCAGCATTTCAATTAAATCAGAACTTCGTCATAGAACGGAACTTTACAGCCAAAATGGACTCTCTGATTTCTATTTTATTAATGGAATCGTCGAATTACTTTCGTGATTCGAACGCAGCTCTTTTTCATGCAACGTAATGCAAGAGAAAATCGGAAATGGAAAGCGGAAAAAGCTGTCCAAATAAATTTAAACCTTCAGAATTCTGGAGGTTTATTCACTTTTCTTGGCCTCTTCCCAAAGTTCATCCATTTCTTCTAAACTCAAATCAGCTAAATTTAAATTTTTGTCTATAGCCAAATTTTCCATTTTCTGGAATCTGCTGATGAATTTATTATTGGTTCTTTCTAAAGCGGTATCGGGATTAATCCCCGAAATTCTCGCATAATTGATCAATGAGAAAAAGACATCTCCTAATTCCTGTTCCTTTTTATCCATATTAGTTTCGGCGTGAAATTCTGCCAATTCCTCATCTACTTTTTTCCATGCATCTTCGGCATTAGCAAATTCAAAACCAATTCCTTTTACTTTATCCTGAATGCGATAGGCTTTTATTAAACTCGGCGTTCCTTTCGTAACCCCCGAAAGTACCGATTTGTTGCCTTCTTTCAACTTCAGTTTTTCCCAGTTTTGTTTTACTTCTTCTTCATCTTTAACCTCAACATCGCCATAAATATGGGGATGACGGAAAATTAATTTTTCATTTAAAGAATTGATGACATCCGCAATATCGAAACTTCCTTTTTCGGATCCAATTTTTGCATAGAAAACCAGATGCAGTAAAACATCGCCCAACTCTTTTTTGATCTCCGGTAAATCCTCTTCGAGCAAAGCATCCGAAAGTTCGTAAACTTCTTCCAAAGTCAAATGGCGAAGTGATTGTAGCGTTTGCTTCTGATCCCACGGACATTTTTCCCGCAGATCATTCATGATATCGAGTAACCGGTTGAAAGCTTCGAGTTGTTCCTGTCTTGAGTTCATAGGTTGATGTTAGATATTAGATTCCAGATGTAAATTTAGTTTAAATAAAAAAACCTTGTCAAGATTTTGCAATTTGACAAGGTGATCATTATGTTTGTTTTAATAAAATTTTTAAAAACTTGAGAATTCCCGAATATTAGGACCCGTTTAACCAAGTAAATTTTAAAATACTAGAGGAATTTATCCCATTTTTCTATGCGTACTTTTCGGCGCAGATTTAGCAGACGAAGTAGATGCTTTTGCTTTTGGAGTCTTTGCTTTTTCAGTTTTGGGAGCTGCTTTTTTTGCCTCTTTTTTATCAGCAATTACGGGCTCTTCTTCCTTCGCAATTTCAGCTTTCACAAAACTATCTGGTGTAATATATCCGGCTTTGTGAAGGATATTATACCATTGTGCTAGTTTTTTAATATCAGAAACATAAACTCTTTCTTTATCATAATCCGGTAAAGATTTAGTCATCAATTCACGTAAATCATCTTCTGAAGCTTTGTGAGAGATTGTTTCTTTGTAATCTTCATTTTTTGCCAAATTTTCAAAAACATCAAACAAAGGAACTTCACTATCAGATGTAAACATCGCGATATTATCGAGCAAACTTACTTGTGAAGAATTAGAAATACTGGCTTTCTTTTTCGTCAACACGTCTTCAACGATAAAACCATTTTTCAACTGCGAAATCAATTTGTAAAGCCCAGGTTTCCCGGAAATTGAAATTATTTTTTCTAACTGCATTTTTTTGTTATTTGTTTGAATTTAATTTATTTTTTATGTCCCACTTTTAAGGAATCTATTTGGGAAATCTCATTTTGTAATTCACAGAAACTTCTCCCTGAGAAATTTTCATTAATTTGCCTTTGACTAATTTTTTCTTTAAAGAACTCAGATGGTCGGTGAACAAGATACCCTCAATATGATCATATTCATGCTGAATAACCCGCGCTCTCATATCTGAGAAGGTGTCAGTATGTTTAACGAAATTTTCATCATAATATTCGATAAGAATCGTCTCTTTTCTTTTCACATCCTCGCGCACATCTGGGATAGAAAGACAACCTTCGTTGAATTTCCATTCTTCTCCACTTTCTTCTAAGATTTTTGCATTGATAAAAACCTTTTTAAAATGTTTAAGTTCATCTGCAATATCCTCATAATCCTCATCTTCTGCCAATGGAGATAAATCCACCACAAAAAGCCGAATATCTATGCCAATCTGCGGTGCCGCCAAACCAATGCCATTTGCACTGTGCATGGTCTCAAACATATTATCAACCAATTGCTTCAACTCAGTATAATCTTTGTTGATTTCATGGCAATGTTTTCTTAAAACAGCATCTCCAAATGCTCTAATCGGTAATATCATCTTTGTTTCTGCTCTAAATAGTTTTGCAAAATTAATGTTGCACTCACTTTATCAATCAAACCTTTCTCTTGTCTTTTCTTTTTGTTCTTCCCACTTTGCGATATAAAGAAAGAAGCCATTTTTGAGGTAAAGCGTTCATCAAAACGCGCAACCGCAATATCGGGAAAATCAATTTTAAATTGGTCTATAAACGTCAAAATATTCGTTTCTATCTCATTAAGATTCCCTTTTAAATCAGTTGGAAGTCCAATAACGATTGTTTCAACGTTATTATCCTCAACATATTTTTTTAAAAATATAAAAATATCTTTGGTGGGAACAGTTTCCAAACCACTCGCAATGATCTGCATTTCGTCGGTAGCAGCCAAACCGCACCGAGCTTTACCGTAATCAATTGCTAAAATTTGTGCCATCGTCTGCAAATTTAATAAAATTTTGTTGAAATGATTTTGTACAGGTTTATCTTTTTTAGGTCTGCATATCAAAATAATTTATAATTTTATTGTTTTAAATAATCTCAGCATGAAAACTTTAATTCTTGTAAGACACGCAAAAAGTGATTGGCCCGAAAATACGGATGATTTCGACCGACCTTTGGCGGAAAAAGGCTTTAATGATGCTGAAAAAATGGCTCACTTTCTCAAAGATAAAAATATACAGATCGATAAATTTCTTTCGAGTCCCGCATTACGGGCTCTTACCACATGTGAAATCTTCAATAAAGAATACGGTATTGAAATCGAAACACTACAAAAACTCTATAATGCATCGGAAAACAATTTTGAATCACTCGTGGTAGAAATTGATGATGACCTGTATTCTGTGGCGATGTTCTCGCATAACAACGGCATTTCTAATTTTGCTAACAGCATGTCGGAAGATGTTTTTATGTTTCCAACTTGTGGTGTGGCCGGTTTTCAAGTAGATTGTAATTCATGGTCTGAATTTCATGGCGCTACAAAAAAGCTGATTTTCTTTTATGAGCCGAAGAAGATTTAGATGATCTTATTTTTACAAAATATGGAATGACAGTTTTATACATAGATCTTCCACATCAGAATAAGAAATTACCACAAAAAAACCTCATCAAAATTAATCGGTGAGGTTTTTCATTTTTGTTGAATTAGATTATTTCATTCTTTGTAAATCCAAATCTTCAAAATCAAAACTGAAATCTGTCACGTCAGAAATTGGTTTTAATTTCATTCCTGTAGCTTTTCTATTTTCATCTAACTGAAAATTTACAAATGCATCTGCATCGTAACTTCTATCGTCCCATTTAGCAATCATAACATTGGACGAATAAGGCAGCAACTCTCCTTTCAACCTCGGCGAATTCTTACAGAAAATACGAAAAGTTTTGCCATCAGAGGAAATTACGACCTCACCAAACCATGGATCTTTATAAGTCCCTACAATCTGATCATTTTTGATTTGATTATTTTTATCTTTTTTAAATGCTTCTGATTTTGCGAAAATTTCTTTTTTATCTTTATCATAATCAGCATTCACTTTATCCATTCTATCACCATATAATTTTACCCAATCTTTTTGTGGCATTCCTAAATACGACTCCTTAATTGTATTTGTGATCGCGCTGAACGCAGCACCACTCTGTTGGTTTGTCAATACGACTATTCCTAATTTTAAATCCGGGATTAAAGTAAACTGTGTTACTGTACCGATCAATCCACCGGTATGATATACCTGTTTGTGCCCTTTCACATCCGTTAGAAACCAACCTAAACCATAGCCACCAAAGTTGGAGTCATATGGGTTTTTCAATGCAACCGGCGTTGAAATCTGCAAATTCCATAATTGCTGAATTTGCTTATCTGAAACGAGTTTTTTTCCCTCTTTGGTCGTAAATCCATTGATTAAAAACGCTGCCCAAGTATTCATATCTTTGATATTGCTGATGATTCCACCTGCAGCATTGGCGGTCTCATTCCAGTCATGTGGAACTGCAATTGCTTTTCCATTAACCGGAGCATGAGCGTCGATAATATTCTGAACATTCGCTGCTTTTGCTCTGCTATAACTTCCGAAACTTGAAGTCATTCCAACAGGTTTTAGGATTCTCTGCTCAATAAATTCTGCCCAAGAAAGACCAGAAACTCTATGAATAACTTCTCCCGCTACAATGAACATTATATTGTTATAATCCAAAGTTGTACGGAAAGGATTCTCAGGTTTCAAATATCTTACGTTGTGGATAATATCATTCACCGTCATAGTCCCGCCTTCAGGAAAAAACATTAAGTCACCCTGCCCTAAACCTAAACCCGCACGGTGAGTTAGTAAATCTTTGATGGTAATTTCTTTAGAAACATAAGCATCATTCATTTGAAATTCTGGAATATATTTAGAAACTTTATCATCAAGATTAAGTTTTCCTTCATCTGCTAACATTGCTAAAGCAGTGGCCGTAAAACCTTTGGAATTAGAAGCAATCCCTACTAATGTTTCATCAGTCATTTTCTGATTAGTGGTCAGTGATCTTACCCCAAAACCTTTTGAATAAACAATTTTTCCATCTTTAATAACTCCAACTGACATTCCTGGAACATCAAAAGTTTTTAAAGTATTCTGAATGAGTTCATCGAGTTTTTTTTCCTCCACTTGAGAAAAAGAGAAAAACGAAATAAGAATAAATAATAAAGTGAATTTTGTTTTCATTGAAATTTTGATTTATACGAAGATAGAAAATTTTAGAAGTAAATCATAATTGTAGATAGATACCAGTTGTTCATCCTCCAACAGGAATAAATGGACTCTTAATAAAAGAGTTAGTAAAAATTAAAATCTCACTTCAATTTAAATTCATGTCAGTCGTTACCAAATACTGCCTGCAGCTTGTAGTTTAACAGCTTTTCTCTTAATTGCAACATATTAAGATCGTTAGAGAAATATTTAGTAAGTCCCAAATTGGTAAAAATAATACCTTACAGTATGTTACAAGAATTTATATTTTTCAAAATATTTACGTAATGATTTAAGATAATCATATTATGATAAATAAAAGTTTTTAATTGAAGTTGTAAAATATTAAATACCTTATCTTTACGCTCCTTTTAAGTTAAATTAAATTCAGTTTTATAAAATGATCTTGATTGTAGATGATTCCCCAGAAAATATAGTATCCTTGAAAAAGGTACTTGAGAAAAATGATTTTGAGGTAGATACGGCTTCTTCAGGAGAAGAGGCTTTGAAAAAGATCTTAAAAAAATCATACGTTCTGATCATCCTGGATGTTCAGATGCCGGGCATGGATGGGTTTGAAGTTGCAGACGCCATTTCGGGTTACAGCAAAGCAAAAGAAACCGCGATTATTTTTCTTTCTGCCGCCAGTGCGAACGTAAACTTGATTACCAAAGGCTATTCTTCTGGTGGACTGGACTACATCAGCAAGCCAGTTGATATGAATATTCTTCTTTTAAAAGTAAAAACATTCTATCGCATCTATGAACAAAGTAGAGCATTAAACGAAATGCAGAAAGCATTGAGAGCTGAAATAGAATTCCGGAAAGAAGCTGAAAGAAAAAAAGATGAATTTATTAGTATTGCCAGCCATGAACTGAAAACTCCTATGACCAGCATCAAAGGATATATTCAATTACTGGAACGAAGTCTTGATAAAAATGATAAAGAAACAATAAGAACCCGGCTTCATAAAGTACAAAATCAAGTTGAAAAATTAAATTTATTAATTGCCGACCTTCTAGATATTTCTAAAATAGAAAGTGGAAAATTAAAGTTTAATAAAAAAGATTTTAATTTTGATGAATTGGTTGAGCATATCTTGGAGACCATGCAACAGTCGAACGCACAAGTTAAAATGATTAAAAAAGGACTTGTTGGAGCGTCTATTTTTGGTGATGAAATGCGTATCGAGCAGGTCATTATTAATTTTATAACCAATGCAATAAAGTACGCTCCAGATGGAGAAGAAATTCACATTACCTCGGAGATGCGGGACCACGAAATCTATTTTTCGGTTAGGGATTTCGGGATCGGTATGTCTGCAGAACATCAGCAAAAGGTTTTTGAGAAGTTTTATCGTATTGAAGAAACTTCAGAACGTTTTCAAGGATTGGGGATTGGTTTATATATTTGTCAGGAAATCATTGATCGTCACAGCGGAAAAATAGGGGTAAAAAGCGTATCAGGAGAAGGATCGGAATTCTATTTTCAGATACCCCATAAATCTTAAAAAGAAGGAAAAACACTAATATCATGACTTTTAATAAAAATCTACTATACGGACTGGGAATATCGCTTGTCCTTTTATTTATAAGTTCTTTTGCATCCTATTTCAGTATTAAAAAACTGATTGATAACTCTCAGATGGTACGCAGCAGCAACGTAATTATTAAAGATCTAGACAACCTTTTTTCTCTAATGAAGGATGCTGAAACTGGCCAAAGAGGATATCTTTTAACGGGTGATCGGGCGTTTTTGGAGCCTTATACTAAGGCGAAGGAAAAAATTTCCAGTGGAATCGATGCATTATCTCCGAAATTTGAAAATACCGCAGTCCAAAGCAAAAATTTTGACAAATTAAAAACTAATATTGAAGCACGTCTTGAGATATTAGAAAAAAATTTAAATGAAAGAAACAAGAGAAATATTGTAACGACGGATCAGCTTTTAGAGGGTAAGAAGTATATGGATGATATTCGCAGTACGGTTACCGTTATGCAGCTAGAAGAAAAAAATATTTTGGCGGACCGCACGGAAAGCATGGACAAATTGGCCTCCTACGCTCCTTTTCTAATTATTCTCTCATCGTTACTGGCAATCATTATCACTCTTGTGTTTTTTCGTAAAGTTTCGCAGGACTATAACGAAAAGAATCTGCTAACTACAGAATTACAACAGAAGAATAAAGACATACAAAACAGACTGCTAGCCATTGAAATGGTGGCAGAGCAGATATCGGGAGGTGATTACAATATCCTTTTAGACCAAAATGGAAAAGACAGCTTGGGAAGTTTGGCAGATCCTCTCAATCAAATGGCAGAATCTCTTCAAAGCTCATTTAATTTATTAGAAGAAAAAGAGTGGCTGAGTTCCTCTATTGCTAAGTTAAATGATCTTACGATGGGAGAAAAAACCGTTGAGAGCTTAGCAGCAGACCTTCTTAACAATATCGTTGAAGTTACCAAAAGTAGTGTGGCAGCAATTTATTTGCAGCAAGAGGATAATCAACTGCACTTGGCAGCAAGTTATGCGATGGTGAATCTAGGAACCAATAAAACACTAAAAATAGGCGAAGGTATTGCAGGAGAGGCTTTCCGGGCATCAAGACAAATATTGGTTGAAAATATCTCGGACACTGATATTACAATTAGCTATGCAACAGGAAACACCAAGCCTCAGAATATCTTAGCAATTCCTGTTACAAGAAATGGCATTCCATTGGGCGTCATAGAATTAGGAGGAACACACAACTATTCGCCACGACAACTAAAATTCCTTCAATCGATTTCTGGCAATATAGGTCTTGCATTCTATGACGTACAAAGTCGTGTTAAAATGCAACATCTTCTAGAAGAGACACAGGCGCAATCTGAAGAGCTTCAAAGTCAGCATACCGAGCTTGAAAACATTAATGCTGAACTGGAAGCCCAATCACAAAAATTACTTGCATCAGAAGAAGAATTGCGGGTACAGCAGGAAGAATTACTTCAAAGCAATCAAGAGCTGGAAGAAAGAACCAGTTTACTGGAAGAAAAAAATGCTTTAATTGAAGAACATAATATCGACATTCAGCAGAAATCACTCGAATTAGAACAGAGTACCAAGTATAAATCTGAATTTTTAGCAAATATGTCTCATGAGTTACGTACTCCTTTAAATTCGATTTTACTGCTATCCAAATTAATGACGGACAGTGAGGATCTGGACGAGCAGTATGTAGAATACGCAGAAGTAATGCAAAGCTCTGGTTTAGGCTTATTAACACTTATTGACGAAATTTTGGATCTATCCAAGATCGAATCAGGTAAAATGACTTTAGAAGTAAATGAGGTTCCATTGGAAGAGATTACCGCAGACATGAGGATGATGTTTAATCCAATGGCAAAGGAAAAAAACCTTGCTTTAAATATAGAAATTGAAGATCAAACATCCAAAATACTAAGTACGGATAAACTACGTTTGGAGCAAGTCCTTAAAAACCTTCTTTCCAACGCCATCAAATTTACTTCCGAAGGAAGTGTCACCCTGAAAGTATCAAATGATACTGCAAAAGAAAATATACTGTTCCGAGTAACTGACACCGGAATTGGAATTGCAAAAGACAAGCTGAGTATGGTGTTCGAAGCATTCCAGCAGGCAGACGGATCAACTCAGAGAAAATATGGCGGTACTGGATTGGGCTTATCCATCAGTCGCGAATTAGCTCGTTTGCTCGGTGGATCAATAGAATTAACAAGTACCGAAGGAGTGGGCAGCGAGTTCACATTGAGTATTCCAATTATTTATAGCAAGGAAACTCCAGCGGAACCTATTGAGAAACAAATAAAAAAACCAGTATATCCAATAGTAG comes from the Chryseobacterium sp. SNU WT5 genome and includes:
- a CDS encoding response regulator, producing MTFNKNLLYGLGISLVLLFISSFASYFSIKKLIDNSQMVRSSNVIIKDLDNLFSLMKDAETGQRGYLLTGDRAFLEPYTKAKEKISSGIDALSPKFENTAVQSKNFDKLKTNIEARLEILEKNLNERNKRNIVTTDQLLEGKKYMDDIRSTVTVMQLEEKNILADRTESMDKLASYAPFLIILSSLLAIIITLVFFRKVSQDYNEKNLLTTELQQKNKDIQNRLLAIEMVAEQISGGDYNILLDQNGKDSLGSLADPLNQMAESLQSSFNLLEEKEWLSSSIAKLNDLTMGEKTVESLAADLLNNIVEVTKSSVAAIYLQQEDNQLHLAASYAMVNLGTNKTLKIGEGIAGEAFRASRQILVENISDTDITISYATGNTKPQNILAIPVTRNGIPLGVIELGGTHNYSPRQLKFLQSISGNIGLAFYDVQSRVKMQHLLEETQAQSEELQSQHTELENINAELEAQSQKLLASEEELRVQQEELLQSNQELEERTSLLEEKNALIEEHNIDIQQKSLELEQSTKYKSEFLANMSHELRTPLNSILLLSKLMTDSEDLDEQYVEYAEVMQSSGLGLLTLIDEILDLSKIESGKMTLEVNEVPLEEITADMRMMFNPMAKEKNLALNIEIEDQTSKILSTDKLRLEQVLKNLLSNAIKFTSEGSVTLKVSNDTAKENILFRVTDTGIGIAKDKLSMVFEAFQQADGSTQRKYGGTGLGLSISRELARLLGGSIELTSTEGVGSEFTLSIPIIYSKETPAEPIEKQIKKPVYPIVELEKQPERYISDRIPQPIEDDRDQIIAGDRVILIIEDDTAFAKILLDFSRTKNYKVIVAVRGDVGIEMAQHFKPVAILLDIQLPIMDGWQVMEALKSNPETKPIPVHIMSSMKFKQESLLRGAVDFINKPFALEQMKEVFIKLENALNRSPKKVLIVEENKQHAKALSYFLSANNITTNIVNNVSESIDSLQKQEIDCVILDMGMPDKNAYDTLETIKQNKGLEKLPIIVFTGKSLSQGEESRIKKYADSIVVKTAYSYQRILDEAGLFLHLVEEKQKKQQDKTSNFGNLGELRNILKDKTVLIADDDVRNIFSLTKALEIQGMNILPAMDGKEALQILKENDKIDIVLMDMMMPEMDGYETIREIRAIHQFKNLPVLAVTSKAMMGDREKCIAVGASDYISKPVDIDQLVSLLRVWLYDKI